One Tomitella gaofuii DNA segment encodes these proteins:
- a CDS encoding DEAD/DEAH box helicase, with protein MASVHEVIEAFRQAPSNSERGTLFEQLMIRYLQLDPTLSQQYDQVWRWADWPGRDGKPDTGIDLVARERDTGEYTAIQCKFYEPTHTLAKADIDSFFTASGKKPFTNRVIISTTDKWGPHAEEALDDQMIPVQRIGLAEIAEAPIDWDIAWPAGNLEIDLAPAVKHSPRKHQQEAIGAVFRGFDAGNDRGKLIMACGTGKTFTALKIAERTAAEAGGSARILFAVPSISLLSQTLREWTAQTTLDMRAFAVCSDTKVSRAAEDIAAHDVAVPVTTDPARLAAEMGHRKRAKGLTVVFTTYQSLPVIAGAQQAGVDPFDLVICDEAHRTTGVTLAGADESHFVRIHDDDYIRAARRLYMTATPRIYDESVRAKADEHAAEITSMDDDAVYGPELHRLSFGDAVERGLLTDYKVLVLTVDEDMVAAPLQAQMSAGFGELRLDDASKIVGCWNGLAKRAGTAPGGEGFAPGEPPMRRAVAFAENIKASKLLASVFPAVVDGYRDMLEASRDDGNPVDTTNLDLACEVRHVDGTFNALERGRELAWLKAPVPAGECRILSNARCLSEGVDVPALDAVLFLHPRNSVVDVVQSVGRVMRKAEGKDYGYIILPVAVPAGVAPEKALADNQRFKVVWQVLNALRAHDDRFNAIVNSIALNTTTDAGADTGRGTEAILGGHIGPTANVNPASTGGETESVEPGEGVDPYATDPAAADRELAKQMALFSLSQWQEAIYARIVTKVGTRTYWEDWAGDVADIANALISRIRAVVADADQTIADGFDRFVTGLRDNLNDSISDDDAVSMLAQHLITKPVFDALFAGHEFADHNPVSITMQAMVDLLGAAGLEAETARLEGFYASVRTRASEVTTAEGKQAVIAELYEKFFKLGFAKQADALGIVYTPVQIVDFILRAADQASRDAFGRGITDAGVHVLDPFTGTGTFLTRLLQSGLINPKDLARKYASELHANEIMLLAYYIAAVNIETTFHALPDADAGGYRPFEGIVLADTFQITEDGDSLDDVMFPQNNERIVRQLGVPINIIVGNPPWSNGQDSANDLNANIAYPTLDARIADTYVNRSTATNKNSLYDSYLRAFRWATDRIGDAGVVAFVSNGGWVDGNTADGIRLSLADEYARIYVYNLRGNQRTAGELSRKEGGKVFGAGSRNTVAIFIGVKNPVHTGSCEVFYHDIGDYLSRDDKLDRVDKATLTGLDWATVTPNQHGDWLGQRDDTFATWPAIGDKKAKPGQVVVFSTFSAGLQTNRDAWVYDYSLSKLQHNIETLTSNYNKQIPRFGEYRAAHSLARAKESDVTAYLTKNPDGADATKIKWSRSLRQHLARRTSLSFINEHVTTSLYRPFQKQHAYFDRHLNHERGALPSMFPTPHHTNTGFYVVGAGSDKPFSVLMTDVLPDLALWGSSSGQFFPRWTYEKAAAVDGHLDLAAGDGVVDAWGYRRVDNITDAIQTLYVEALGGPVSKDEIFDYVYGLLHDPAYRQAYAVDLRKMLPHIPTPETRSRFDRLANAGRRLAELHIGYEHVEPYPVDVKLKAGADPADRETWRVTKMKWAKTTDPATGKKVDDHTAIVYNPKATIAGIPEDAERYLLGSRSALGWILDRYQVKTDKASGIVNDPNAWCDEHEDPRYIVELIAKVTTVAVETTRIVETLAQER; from the coding sequence GTGGCGTCGGTGCATGAGGTGATCGAGGCGTTCCGGCAGGCGCCGTCGAACTCGGAGCGCGGCACCCTGTTCGAGCAGCTCATGATTCGCTACCTCCAACTCGACCCCACCTTGTCGCAGCAGTATGACCAGGTGTGGCGGTGGGCCGACTGGCCGGGCCGGGACGGCAAGCCCGACACCGGCATCGACCTCGTGGCCCGCGAACGCGACACCGGCGAATACACCGCGATCCAGTGCAAGTTCTACGAACCCACCCACACCCTCGCCAAGGCCGATATCGACAGCTTCTTCACCGCGTCGGGCAAGAAGCCGTTTACGAACCGGGTCATCATCTCGACCACCGACAAGTGGGGCCCGCACGCCGAGGAAGCCCTCGACGATCAGATGATCCCCGTGCAGCGCATCGGGCTCGCCGAGATCGCCGAGGCGCCCATCGACTGGGACATCGCCTGGCCGGCCGGCAACCTCGAAATCGACCTCGCCCCCGCCGTCAAACACAGCCCCCGCAAGCACCAGCAAGAGGCGATCGGCGCCGTCTTCCGCGGCTTTGATGCGGGCAACGACCGGGGCAAGCTGATCATGGCCTGCGGCACCGGCAAAACCTTCACGGCACTCAAGATCGCCGAACGTACCGCCGCCGAGGCGGGCGGGTCGGCGCGGATCCTGTTCGCCGTCCCCTCGATCTCGCTTCTCTCGCAGACACTGCGCGAGTGGACCGCCCAGACCACTCTCGACATGCGGGCGTTCGCCGTCTGCTCGGACACCAAGGTCTCCCGTGCCGCCGAGGATATTGCCGCCCACGACGTCGCCGTGCCGGTCACCACCGACCCGGCCCGCCTGGCCGCCGAGATGGGCCACCGGAAACGCGCCAAGGGCCTGACGGTGGTGTTCACCACCTACCAGTCCCTGCCCGTCATCGCGGGCGCCCAGCAGGCCGGGGTGGATCCGTTCGACCTGGTCATCTGCGACGAGGCGCACCGCACCACCGGCGTCACCCTCGCCGGCGCGGACGAGTCGCATTTCGTGCGTATCCACGACGACGATTACATCCGCGCCGCTCGGCGGCTGTATATGACGGCGACGCCGCGTATCTACGACGAATCGGTGCGGGCGAAGGCCGATGAGCATGCCGCCGAGATCACCTCCATGGACGACGACGCCGTCTACGGGCCCGAGTTGCACCGCCTGTCGTTCGGTGACGCGGTCGAACGGGGCCTGCTCACCGACTACAAGGTTCTCGTGCTCACCGTCGACGAGGACATGGTCGCCGCCCCCTTGCAGGCGCAGATGTCCGCCGGGTTCGGCGAGCTGCGCCTCGACGACGCCTCCAAGATCGTGGGCTGCTGGAACGGCCTGGCGAAACGGGCCGGCACCGCCCCCGGCGGCGAGGGTTTCGCCCCGGGGGAGCCGCCGATGCGGCGGGCGGTCGCGTTCGCCGAGAACATCAAAGCCTCCAAGCTCCTCGCGAGTGTCTTCCCCGCGGTGGTGGACGGCTACCGCGACATGCTCGAAGCCTCCCGAGATGATGGCAACCCCGTCGACACCACCAATCTGGATTTGGCGTGCGAGGTGCGGCACGTCGACGGCACGTTCAACGCCCTCGAGCGCGGCCGCGAGCTCGCGTGGCTCAAAGCACCGGTGCCGGCGGGGGAGTGCCGGATCTTGTCGAACGCCCGCTGCCTTTCGGAGGGCGTGGATGTGCCGGCCTTGGATGCGGTGTTGTTCCTGCACCCGCGTAACTCGGTGGTCGACGTTGTGCAGTCCGTGGGTCGGGTGATGCGCAAGGCCGAGGGCAAGGACTACGGCTACATCATCTTGCCGGTCGCCGTGCCCGCGGGCGTGGCGCCGGAGAAGGCCCTGGCCGATAACCAGCGGTTCAAGGTGGTCTGGCAGGTGCTCAACGCGCTGCGTGCCCACGACGACCGGTTCAACGCGATCGTCAACTCCATCGCCCTCAACACCACCACCGATGCCGGCGCGGATACAGGGCGGGGGACGGAGGCGATCCTCGGCGGGCACATCGGCCCCACCGCCAATGTGAATCCGGCGTCGACCGGCGGGGAGACCGAATCCGTCGAGCCCGGCGAGGGTGTGGACCCGTACGCCACCGATCCGGCCGCCGCGGACCGGGAGCTCGCGAAGCAGATGGCCCTGTTTTCACTGTCGCAGTGGCAGGAGGCGATCTACGCGAGGATCGTCACCAAGGTCGGCACCCGCACCTACTGGGAGGACTGGGCCGGCGATGTCGCCGACATCGCCAATGCGCTGATCAGCCGTATCCGGGCGGTCGTCGCCGACGCCGATCAGACGATCGCCGACGGGTTCGACCGGTTCGTCACGGGCCTGCGGGACAACCTCAACGATTCGATCAGCGACGACGATGCGGTCTCGATGCTTGCGCAGCATCTGATCACCAAGCCGGTGTTCGACGCACTGTTCGCCGGGCACGAGTTCGCCGACCACAACCCCGTCTCGATCACCATGCAGGCCATGGTCGACCTGCTCGGCGCCGCCGGGCTGGAAGCCGAGACCGCCCGCCTCGAGGGGTTCTACGCATCCGTGCGCACCCGAGCGAGCGAGGTGACTACGGCAGAGGGCAAGCAGGCCGTGATCGCCGAGCTGTACGAGAAGTTCTTCAAACTCGGCTTCGCCAAACAAGCTGACGCGCTGGGCATCGTGTACACGCCGGTGCAGATCGTGGACTTCATCCTGCGGGCCGCGGACCAGGCATCCCGTGACGCGTTCGGCCGGGGCATCACCGACGCCGGTGTGCATGTGCTCGACCCGTTCACCGGCACCGGCACGTTCCTGACCCGCCTGCTGCAATCCGGGCTAATCAACCCGAAGGATCTGGCCCGCAAGTACGCCTCAGAGTTGCATGCGAACGAGATCATGCTGCTCGCCTACTACATCGCCGCGGTGAACATCGAGACCACCTTCCACGCCCTCCCCGACGCAGATGCCGGTGGGTATCGGCCGTTCGAGGGGATCGTGCTGGCCGATACGTTCCAGATCACCGAGGACGGCGACAGCCTCGACGATGTGATGTTCCCGCAGAACAACGAACGCATCGTCCGTCAGTTGGGGGTGCCGATCAACATCATCGTCGGCAACCCACCGTGGTCCAATGGCCAGGACAGCGCGAACGATCTCAACGCGAACATCGCCTACCCCACCCTCGATGCGCGGATCGCCGATACCTACGTCAATCGGTCGACGGCGACGAACAAGAACAGCCTGTACGACTCGTATCTGCGGGCGTTCCGGTGGGCGACCGACCGGATCGGCGACGCGGGCGTCGTCGCCTTCGTCAGCAATGGTGGCTGGGTCGACGGCAACACTGCTGACGGCATCCGCCTGTCCCTCGCCGACGAATACGCGCGGATCTACGTCTACAATCTTCGCGGCAACCAGCGCACCGCCGGCGAGCTCTCCCGCAAAGAGGGCGGCAAGGTATTCGGCGCAGGCAGCCGCAACACCGTCGCCATCTTCATCGGCGTCAAGAACCCCGTGCACACCGGGTCGTGTGAGGTGTTCTACCACGACATCGGCGACTACCTGTCCCGCGACGACAAGCTCGACCGCGTCGACAAAGCCACCCTGACCGGCCTGGACTGGGCCACCGTCACCCCCAACCAGCATGGCGACTGGCTCGGCCAACGTGACGACACCTTCGCCACGTGGCCGGCCATCGGTGACAAGAAGGCTAAACCAGGGCAAGTGGTCGTGTTCTCCACCTTCTCCGCCGGGTTGCAGACCAACCGTGATGCTTGGGTATACGACTACTCACTGTCGAAGCTGCAGCACAACATCGAGACGCTGACCAGCAACTACAACAAGCAGATCCCCCGGTTCGGGGAGTATCGGGCTGCACACTCACTCGCACGGGCTAAAGAATCTGACGTCACTGCCTATCTGACCAAGAATCCAGACGGAGCGGACGCAACAAAGATCAAATGGTCTCGCAGCCTGCGCCAGCACCTCGCACGTAGAACGTCTCTCAGCTTCATCAACGAACACGTCACGACCAGTCTCTACCGTCCGTTCCAGAAGCAGCACGCGTACTTCGACCGACACCTCAACCATGAACGCGGTGCGCTTCCGTCGATGTTCCCGACCCCCCACCACACCAACACCGGCTTCTACGTCGTCGGCGCAGGTTCCGATAAGCCGTTCTCCGTGCTGATGACCGATGTTCTCCCGGACCTCGCGCTGTGGGGTTCCAGCAGCGGTCAGTTCTTCCCGCGTTGGACCTACGAGAAGGCCGCCGCCGTGGACGGCCACCTGGACCTCGCCGCTGGAGACGGTGTGGTGGACGCGTGGGGGTATCGGCGGGTCGACAACATCACCGACGCCATCCAGACCCTCTACGTCGAGGCGCTGGGTGGCCCGGTGTCGAAGGACGAGATCTTCGACTATGTCTACGGGCTCCTGCACGACCCCGCCTACCGGCAGGCCTACGCGGTGGACCTGCGCAAGATGCTCCCGCATATCCCCACCCCCGAGACACGGTCACGGTTCGACCGGCTGGCGAATGCGGGCCGGCGGCTCGCCGAGCTGCACATCGGCTACGAGCACGTCGAACCGTATCCGGTCGACGTCAAGCTCAAGGCGGGTGCCGATCCGGCCGACCGGGAGACGTGGCGCGTGACGAAGATGAAGTGGGCCAAGACCACCGACCCCGCCACGGGCAAGAAGGTCGACGACCACACGGCGATCGTCTACAACCCGAAGGCCACCATCGCGGGGATCCCGGAAGACGCGGAGCGCTACCTGCTCGGCTCCCGGTCCGCATTGGGCTGGATCCTGGATCGCTACCAGGTCAAGACGGACAAAGCCTCCGGGATCGTCAACGACCCCAACGCCTGGTGCGATGAGCACGAGGATCCCCGCTACATCGTCGAACTCATCGCCAAGGTGACGACGGTGGCGGTGGAGACGACGCGCATCGTCGAGACCCTCGCTCAGGAGCGGTGA
- a CDS encoding ABC transporter substrate-binding protein: MLISLKNGLSVAAAALLTCGLLTSCVSGGDEDRNHVADDTGVSTKIGFVGDQPDPGSPAQGGTIRFSTLAPVTSLDPTVTYPTGSSGASELIAIYDVLVRWDYDADSYVPQLAKDVTVSDDLKTWTVELRDNVTFSDGTPLNSAAVVWSMDRYVSESGLNSQLFSSSVADIATPDDKTVVFTLSEPWAKFWSMLATGPGIIVAPSSVDGNTFTPIGAGPFVVDHFAPSDTLSLKPRKNYWGGAPNLSELRFVAVQGDRAKLESLRSGDINMAYFRAPEVVNEAITNGITGFQDVHSIGRAGLINSSEGHPGADVRVRKAMAYAIDPVQIDQRVSNGTGLPGTAIFMPWSRWHNEVEPISVNTTKATELLNAAKADGYDGKLLYVTTDDPEARAQALSVQAQLQSVGFEVEVDYVSNTADLTRRQFIDRDYDLSRGGPSLADQATYSRLFGNLSSSSPSNALGFKDPQVDALLERIKTAPTDDATRAALADLQTAVNEKVPFLAWGSVATLIAWNKQVHGIKPSLDTIVLFDKAWVN; the protein is encoded by the coding sequence ATGTTGATTTCACTGAAGAACGGACTAAGCGTTGCCGCAGCCGCGTTACTGACATGCGGACTTTTGACCTCTTGTGTCAGCGGCGGCGATGAAGACAGAAATCATGTAGCCGACGATACCGGCGTAAGCACTAAGATCGGCTTCGTGGGAGATCAGCCCGACCCCGGGTCCCCGGCACAGGGTGGAACGATTCGCTTCTCTACCCTCGCACCTGTGACAAGCCTTGACCCTACCGTCACCTACCCCACAGGTTCCAGTGGCGCGTCCGAGCTTATCGCGATCTATGACGTGTTAGTCCGCTGGGACTACGACGCAGACTCTTACGTTCCGCAACTTGCCAAGGACGTCACCGTTAGTGACGATCTGAAGACCTGGACGGTGGAGTTGCGGGACAATGTCACCTTCAGTGACGGGACACCGCTGAACTCTGCCGCCGTGGTCTGGAGCATGGACCGCTATGTGTCCGAGTCCGGACTTAACTCACAGCTGTTCAGCTCGAGCGTCGCCGACATCGCCACACCAGACGACAAGACCGTTGTTTTCACGCTCTCGGAGCCGTGGGCGAAGTTTTGGTCCATGCTGGCGACGGGCCCCGGAATCATTGTCGCACCAAGCTCGGTGGACGGAAATACGTTCACCCCCATCGGCGCAGGACCGTTCGTCGTCGATCACTTCGCACCTTCGGATACGCTGTCACTGAAGCCCCGGAAAAACTACTGGGGCGGGGCCCCTAACCTGTCTGAACTGCGCTTCGTCGCAGTCCAGGGCGACCGCGCGAAGCTCGAGTCTCTGAGATCCGGCGATATCAACATGGCGTACTTTCGAGCCCCTGAGGTAGTCAACGAGGCTATCACCAATGGCATCACAGGGTTCCAAGATGTTCACAGCATCGGCCGCGCCGGCCTGATCAACAGCAGCGAGGGCCACCCCGGTGCGGACGTTCGAGTACGCAAAGCGATGGCCTATGCCATCGATCCCGTACAAATCGATCAACGGGTCAGCAATGGTACTGGCCTTCCGGGGACTGCGATTTTTATGCCGTGGTCAAGATGGCATAACGAAGTCGAACCGATCTCGGTCAATACTACGAAGGCAACGGAGTTGCTTAACGCAGCAAAGGCCGACGGCTATGACGGGAAACTACTGTACGTCACTACAGATGACCCAGAAGCGCGTGCTCAGGCATTATCTGTCCAGGCGCAGCTACAGTCCGTCGGATTTGAAGTCGAAGTTGACTACGTAAGTAACACCGCAGACCTTACACGCCGCCAGTTCATTGACAGGGACTACGACCTCAGCAGAGGTGGTCCCAGTCTGGCTGATCAGGCGACATACAGTCGCCTATTCGGCAACCTTTCCAGCTCCTCACCCTCCAACGCCCTCGGATTCAAGGACCCGCAGGTAGATGCTCTGTTGGAGAGAATAAAAACGGCGCCTACCGACGACGCCACTCGTGCCGCACTCGCTGATCTCCAGACCGCAGTCAACGAGAAGGTACCGTTCCTGGCTTGGGGGTCGGTAGCGACGTTAATCGCGTGGAACAAGCAGGTTCACGGTATCAAGCCCAGTCTCGACACGATCGTGCTGTTCGACAAAGCTTGGGTCAACTGA
- a CDS encoding SDR family oxidoreductase, translated as MFLQDKVLIVTGVGPGMGSKLCRIAAEQGASVAVSARSEGFISELVEELHIAGHDAIAVPTDVSDDYQCRRLAAATVEAFGRIDGLVNSARSRTRSRQIEQADLASWPPVMDVTCFGALRMSLAVLPTMKAQQDGAIVNVGTISTVWPGSGEANYAVAKAALGGLTRHMAAEFAQYNIRVNHTRMGVLWGASIQRLVRTRAKDEGRTEQDIIDDFIRNIPLGLIPPDDECAKSVLFFVSDLARMVTGATLDINGGQYMAP; from the coding sequence ATGTTTCTCCAAGATAAAGTTTTAATAGTTACCGGCGTGGGCCCTGGCATGGGGTCCAAGCTCTGCCGAATCGCTGCTGAGCAAGGTGCATCGGTGGCGGTTTCAGCGCGATCGGAAGGTTTCATTAGCGAGCTGGTAGAGGAACTCCATATTGCTGGGCACGACGCGATCGCGGTTCCCACTGATGTTTCAGACGATTACCAGTGTCGGCGTCTCGCCGCAGCCACCGTGGAGGCATTCGGGCGGATAGACGGCCTCGTGAATAGTGCTCGCTCTCGCACTCGTTCCCGCCAGATCGAGCAGGCTGATCTTGCCTCGTGGCCCCCAGTGATGGACGTAACTTGTTTCGGCGCGCTACGCATGTCCCTTGCCGTTCTGCCGACGATGAAGGCTCAGCAGGATGGCGCCATCGTCAACGTCGGCACCATCTCTACTGTTTGGCCGGGCAGTGGCGAGGCTAATTATGCCGTCGCGAAGGCGGCACTTGGAGGGCTCACACGGCATATGGCCGCTGAGTTTGCTCAATACAACATTCGAGTTAACCATACCCGAATGGGGGTCCTTTGGGGTGCCTCAATCCAGCGTCTTGTGCGAACGCGCGCGAAGGACGAGGGGCGTACAGAGCAGGACATTATAGACGATTTCATTCGCAACATTCCGTTAGGATTGATACCACCGGACGATGAATGCGCTAAATCCGTGTTGTTCTTTGTGTCCGACCTAGCCCGAATGGTCACGGGGGCGACACTAGACATCAATGGAGGGCAATACATGGCGCCTTAA
- a CDS encoding sugar phosphate isomerase/epimerase family protein, whose translation MESIAMPQLPKRLDRTSLCWGSVPEAGLVELAALASRHGFPEISVRPGHYIHAREAEDWLERLAATGVTVGVIDALLGYLPGSPHSEEFGNDVAELDACLEAAVQLGARTLNVAHYRGDPTVGFDQMSEAVSEIASRVEHAGVRCSLEFIPGTGIPDLETVLRLMEEADSSAVGVMFDTWHHIRVGGTSSELSALETGQVFEVQISGRRTPSATDEYVPMTGRLAPGQGDAPVAELVRELWAVDAELVLGLEVFTAERGEMDMRVAHLAGATRTFLTEEVFS comes from the coding sequence TTGGAGAGTATCGCGATGCCGCAGCTGCCGAAACGACTGGATAGAACGTCCCTGTGCTGGGGCTCCGTACCAGAGGCCGGGCTAGTTGAGCTTGCAGCACTGGCATCGAGACATGGCTTCCCAGAGATCTCAGTCAGGCCGGGACACTACATTCATGCCCGGGAAGCGGAAGACTGGCTCGAGCGACTGGCAGCGACCGGAGTGACAGTCGGTGTCATCGATGCTCTCCTGGGATATTTGCCCGGTTCCCCCCACTCTGAGGAGTTCGGAAACGACGTCGCCGAACTAGACGCCTGCCTCGAAGCTGCGGTGCAGCTCGGTGCTCGAACCTTGAACGTGGCTCATTATCGTGGGGATCCCACAGTAGGCTTTGATCAGATGTCCGAAGCGGTCAGCGAGATTGCAAGTCGTGTGGAACACGCGGGAGTTCGATGTAGCCTGGAATTCATACCCGGAACCGGGATCCCTGACCTGGAAACAGTCCTCCGTTTGATGGAAGAAGCAGACTCGTCAGCAGTGGGGGTTATGTTTGATACTTGGCACCACATCCGCGTTGGTGGCACTAGCTCCGAACTCTCCGCGCTGGAAACAGGCCAAGTTTTCGAGGTACAGATTAGCGGCCGCAGAACGCCATCGGCCACAGACGAATACGTGCCGATGACGGGCCGGCTTGCACCCGGCCAAGGAGACGCTCCTGTTGCTGAGCTAGTACGGGAGCTGTGGGCAGTAGACGCTGAATTGGTACTAGGCCTCGAGGTCTTCACTGCTGAACGTGGTGAAATGGATATGCGGGTTGCGCACCTGGCTGGCGCTACCCGGACGTTTCTCACAGAGGAGGTGTTTTCCTGA
- a CDS encoding alpha/beta fold hydrolase, translating to MLQLAEMEHHVMQMKTVHANGIDMAIADQGEGPAVVLCHGFPGLAYCWRHQVAALAAAGYRAIAPDMRGIGGTDAPPDPADYDRKTTVADMTGLLDVLEIERAVFVGHDFGANLVWDLPQWAPERVAGVVVLSVPMIERVTKPPSETYAEVSKDHFYHMDYFQHYGPADRELNAAPADFLARIYWALSDADRWFTCYDYPAEGNGYLDVLPEAPELPWGWMTSDDFSVFVREYSRTGFTGGLNWYRAMDLVWRQNEHLAGATIDVPATFIAGTLEPVVKMFSGSLESMPKLVTDLRDIRLIEDAGHFVQMEKPAEVNESILNFLSSVKY from the coding sequence ATGTTACAACTCGCAGAAATGGAGCATCACGTCATGCAGATGAAAACGGTTCACGCCAACGGGATTGACATGGCCATAGCCGATCAAGGGGAAGGACCTGCTGTCGTACTGTGTCACGGATTTCCAGGCCTCGCTTATTGCTGGCGACACCAGGTCGCGGCACTTGCTGCCGCTGGCTACCGAGCCATTGCGCCAGACATGCGAGGAATTGGCGGAACCGATGCGCCGCCCGACCCCGCCGACTATGATCGTAAGACCACTGTCGCAGATATGACTGGCCTCCTCGACGTACTCGAGATCGAGCGAGCGGTCTTCGTCGGACACGACTTTGGGGCAAACCTCGTCTGGGACTTGCCACAGTGGGCACCGGAGCGTGTCGCGGGGGTGGTAGTTCTCAGCGTGCCGATGATAGAACGCGTAACGAAACCGCCCAGCGAAACCTATGCGGAAGTAAGCAAGGACCATTTCTACCATATGGACTACTTTCAGCACTATGGCCCGGCGGACCGCGAGCTCAATGCGGCACCAGCTGATTTTCTCGCACGTATATACTGGGCCTTGTCTGATGCTGATCGTTGGTTTACTTGCTACGACTACCCAGCAGAAGGAAACGGATACTTGGATGTACTTCCGGAGGCGCCAGAGCTTCCATGGGGGTGGATGACTAGTGATGATTTCTCTGTTTTCGTGCGCGAGTACAGCCGCACCGGTTTCACCGGCGGACTAAATTGGTACAGGGCAATGGATCTTGTGTGGCGGCAAAATGAACATCTTGCGGGTGCAACGATTGATGTGCCCGCTACGTTCATCGCCGGAACCCTGGAACCGGTGGTCAAGATGTTCAGCGGGTCCCTGGAGTCAATGCCAAAACTGGTCACGGATCTGAGAGACATTCGACTGATCGAGGACGCGGGTCATTTCGTCCAGATGGAGAAGCCAGCTGAGGTGAACGAGTCTATATTGAACTTTCTGAGTTCCGTAAAGTACTGA